GCTTCTCCATCCTCAAGGACCCTCTtgggagatttaaaaaaaacttgcatggtATCTGCCAGCACAACGAATGTGCAACTGAGGCCTTGGTCTTTGGGGGGCATTGCAGTTTCACAAAGGTTGAAGTGCATTGAGATAAGGTTAGTGTTTGTCGCTTGCCCTCAAAACACAGCCAGTATCTAACCGGCAAGAGTAGATGTTTCATATAGGCAAGATCACTTGAAGTTACTATACAATGTGATGTAATTAATCCTCCAAAGTAAAACTAACTTTTGAGACTCTTGTTACACTCTTATTTTGTTAGATTAGTTTAATAGTGGTACGAAAGAACATTTCAGCCCTGTTCCAGGAAATTGTGTAACTTTAAGTTAATTAGTAACCCAGACCTCTATTTTCCTATTTTGTAGGGTTACTACTTTGACCGGGATGACCAGGCTTTGCACAACTTTGCCAAGTTCTTCAGGGACCAATCGCACGAAGAGCGCGAGCATGCAGAGAAGCTCATGAAACTTCAGAACCAGCGGGGTGGGAGGATCTTCCTTCAAGATGTCAGGGTATTGACTCAATTTTTGGTCTTGTTTTCCCTCCTTTACTTCAACACTTATCATAAGGACCAAATAGGGAGTGCAGCACGGTGTGAATGAAGATACTGAGGGTGTGGGTGTTCAGTGCTGCTTATCTTTTGTAAGGGTCACAAACGAGCCACGAGGCGGACGTAAACTGCAAACTTGAGATTAACGTACTTGCTGTTTGCCTCAGATCAGAGGcctgttttaaaatgaaactcGTTTTCTTCTCCTGCTTTGTTGCAGAAGCCTGAACGGGATGAGTGGGGCAGTGGTGTTGAGGCCCTTGAATCTGCCCTGCAGCTTGAAAAAAGTGTGAACCAATCCCTTCTGGACTTGCATAAACTGTGCTCCGATCACAATGACCCACATGTGAGTTTTAAACTAAGCGGGCGCTTTCGAAATGATTTTACCTTGTTGTTGCAAATCTTGCATATTTCTCTCGTTTGGATGTTGTCAGAAGGCAAAATTGTCCTACTGAAGATGCGAAACGATTGTATCTAACTATGATTTAATGTTGCAGTTGTGTGATTTCATCGAAACCCACTACCTGGATGAACAGGTGAAGTCCATCAAAGAGCTGGCAGACTGGGTGTCCAACCTGCGTCGCATGGGCGCCCCGCAGAATGGCATGGCAGAGTACCTGTTTGACAAACATACTTTGGGCAAGGAAAGCGGTTAAATCCCTCCAAATTGCTTTCTTTGTATCTTGCtttgtgtttgaaaatgtgaattcatCTTCGTGCTACAAGCCAGTATGTTAACTTATCCTCTCGCATTCGACCTGCTGAAGCGAACTTGTACTCTCAGAACAATGCACCGTGACGGTGCTTGTTGTAATCTGCATCCCGCTTTGCTATTGTGGTATTAACACTACACGCTGTCAACCAGACCAAATAAACCACCTGAAAGATGATTTGTCAGTTTGTGttgtctgtaaaaaaaaaaaaaaagttctgaacAAATCCATGTTGGTCAGCAAACCATGCCAGTTGAGGTGTGCAGGTACAGCATTTCACTTTATTGGTCTAAACCAGATGCTAAATTGGTAAGTATTCCAGACTACTAAGACTTTATAAACAATTTGCATGTGCTGTAGTTAAGGAGATGCTAATGTTTTGCCCACATTTAAACTTTCATAAATAGGCGTTTTAAGGAAGCAATCAAGGTTGTCACCTTAATGGTTGGCATTTCATAGAGTTCCAACAAAAGTTGCTTACCGGTAATCATCTCATGAATCGTCTTGAGTTGCATCATCAAATCCTgctcaagaaaataaagaacacTTATCCCCATTTATAAAATCAATTTTCCGAGCGGCTGCACTGCAGCCTCTCACAGCAGTCTTAGGACAGTGAGTGTGCACAGCGAacatgttgccagccaattgcagggcacgcaaccattcattcacagcatggAACAgtggctgtgtccaaattcattTGTAGGACTCGgccttagttttcaattaaccgacaatgcatatttttggaatgtaggagtaaAACGTAATactgtacctggagaaaactcagGCATTCAtgaggagagcatgcaaacaccacacaggaagggcggcGCCTGGATTCGAATGCCAGACCTCTCCTGTTAGGTGAATGAGCTAACCAGTCAGACAACATGCTGCCGtcattgaataaaacattccaGTTCAATCTTTTAGTCTGTGTTGAGAGAACTCAAAATTATCAATTCAAGTTATTGGTGGTCTTGATGACCTAAAacctttgtgagaaaaaaacaaaaccgttTCACAGAACTCTGTGcacatatagacacacacacgtctaGATAATTGAGTTGAAAATTTGCACTTGAGATCTGTTGAAATTTGTATTAACATGGTACAATAGTTCGATGGTTGTGGAATGGTGGGAACTCGTCCCCACATCCGCCACAGAGTGCAGGTTTCAATTCCAgggcccggccttcctgtgtggagtttgcatgttctctccccaATGCCTGCGtaagttttctccaggtactcccacCTCTcaaaaacactctaaattgcccccaagtgtgattgtgagcgcaaatgtttgGTTGTTAAATGAGCCGGCACTTAGATTGcactttttctacctttggtaaTTACAGCGCTGCACACCATTTCCTCATTTAGCAACTGATGACGCACCATTGGTAACAACCAGGGGTTCtttgggtgccctgcgattggctggccagcAGTTGAGGTGCACCCCACCGACTGtcacaagacagctgggataagctccagcatgcccgcgacacttgtgaggataagcagatcatggatggatgcaatAGTTCTCTGGTAGTTTCTAAGTGTACAGAAAGTAAGGGATTAAACAAGGAAAACATTCTTGAATGTATACATTTACacctttttaattttaaaattgctGTATACATTTAGTTTGATCCAAAAGGATAATATATCTATTTATAGTGTTTCAAAGAATTTGGTTTGTCTTAATACTTATTACATTTAAACATCTTGTTTTCTACCccacaaaacaaataattaatagaatacaataaatctttattgatattgtgctttcacaacagccgcaagtgtaacaaagcgcttcacaaaatAGTTGTGTAACTGCAATTTGATTTATAAGGACAGACCTCAGGGAGCAGATGCAAATGTACACAAGAGCAGTGACTGTGTGACGCTGGTACATGATTTTTCTTGGCTACAGCCAGGGTGACGGCAGTGAGTACGCATGCCAGGAACCTTTTACAAATAAGTGTGATTTCAATTACGACCAAAACAATCGTGATAAATTCACCTCGATATTTACATGCACATTTAATAAATGCCCAGCCCGCTTCAACAATTCTTCAAGAGCTGCAaacattcatttgttcattGAGTAAATTGAAAGCAATGCTTCAATATATGAgagacaaaaacatgcaaaatcccGAATATCAAGGTACTCCCGCACAACAGGAAGTTAATTCGACATGACTTTAAAGAAAGTATCATAACAAACCACGATAAAACTACATAACCAATGCACGTTTGTATCTCTGGAATTAAAGGAACAACATACAAAGTTCTTGATCCACTTCATGCTTCTTCCAGCTCCACGAGTACACCATCACAGTCTTTGGGATGAAGAAACATTACTGGTTTTCCATGAGCTCCGATTCGTGGCTCT
This Hippocampus zosterae strain Florida chromosome 4, ASM2543408v3, whole genome shotgun sequence DNA region includes the following protein-coding sequences:
- the LOC127599408 gene encoding ferritin, heavy subunit, whose protein sequence is MSSQVRQNFHQDCEAAINRQINLELYASYVYLSMGYYFDRDDQALHNFAKFFRDQSHEEREHAEKLMKLQNQRGGRIFLQDVRKPERDEWGSGVEALESALQLEKSVNQSLLDLHKLCSDHNDPHLCDFIETHYLDEQVKSIKELADWVSNLRRMGAPQNGMAEYLFDKHTLGKESG